GCACCTGTGGGACCCACTGGGTCCCAGCGACTGGATTGTGCCGGCACCGACCCCCCCGGGCACGGACCCCCCCGTCCCCCAAAAGGACCCCCCCGGGCATGGACCCCCCCTGCCCGACACAGCTCCCTCCCCCTGCACGgaccccccagcacagccccccccagcacagccccccccagcacagccccccacACTGATTCCCCCCCCACACTGattccccccccagcacagccccccccagcacagcccccccacactgattccccccccccccactgattcccccccccagcacagcccccccctccctggaCACCGACCCCCTGGCACGGCCTGTCCCGGGGttggggggtgcagggggcacCAGCCCTGTGACCCCccccaggcactgcagctgggTCTGCCCACCCATGTCCTTGTGCCCCTGTGTCCgtgtgtccctgtcccccatATCCCTGCCCCCCATGTCCCTGCCCCCCCGTGTCCATGTGTCACCCCCCCGTGTCCCTGCCCCCCCATGTTATTGTCCCCCCATATCCCtgtcccccgtgtccctgcccccccgtgtccctgtccccccatgtccctgTCCCCCGTTGTCCCTGTCCCTCCGTATCCCtgtcccccgtgtccctgcCCCCCATGTCCCTGCCccccgtgtccctgtccccccgtgtccctgtcccccccgtCGCtgccccccgtgtccccacccCCCCGTACCTGCCAGCAGGGAGTAGGTGATGGCCGCCCTCAGccccctgtccccatcctcGGCGTAGACGGAGCCGGGGCTGAAGCTCAGGGGACCCccctgggttttggggggacacacacacacacacgcagagcTCATCAGCCCCCAGGCCCCCCCCGTCCCGCCAGCCCCCCCGGTGCCGTGTGCCCACCTGGAGCTGGCCCTCGGTGACGTTGGCGGTGTAGACGGGGCTGGTGCAGACGGTGAGGCCGTGGTGGGTGCGCGGGGTGCAGGGCAGGAACTGGGGGTACTGGTCGTCCCCGTCCAGCACGTTCACGCGGACGCGGGCCGAGGCGTTGAACCGTTCCCGGGTGTTCATCTCCTGACGGACCGACCCACGCACGGGTGGGCGGGTGGGGGGCACAGAGCTCCCCAAACCCTGCTCTGGGGCACGTCCTGCCCGCAccgagccctgcctgcaccgaGCCCTGCCCGCAccgagccctgcctgcaccggAACGGGACGGGTGCTGCCCAGCCAGGGACAGGGACCCCCAGGGGACGGGGACCCCCATGGCACAGGGACCCCCAGGGGACAGGGACCCCCAATCACAGGGATCCCCGTGGTGCAGGGACCCCCAGGGGACAGGGACCCCCAGGGGACAGGGACCCCCAATGACACAAGGACTCCCAGGGGACAGGGACCCCCAATCGCAGGGACCCCCAATCACAGGGATCCCTGTGGCGCAGGGACCCCCAGGGGACAGGGACCCCCAGGGGACAGGGACCCCCAGTCGCAGGGACCCCCACGGCGCAGCCAGGAACGGGGTCGGCAGCTCAGGGCAGGGCGGACTCCCCGAGAACgggggggtgctggtgggtggGCGCTGAtgggtgggtgctggtgggtggGTGCCGGCAGGTGGGTGCCGGCaggtgggtgcccccccccccggtgcctgctggggtggggggggccgGGCGCCCATTAGGGAAATGAGGGGGATTGAGGGCAGGTGCCGGGGGCTGACGGGATCACGTCACCCCCAATTAGCGGGGCCGGCGGGGATCGGCCGGCGGGCacgggggcggggagggggggcacgCCGGGGCGGGGGTCTCACCCGCGCGCGTGCACTGTCCTCGTGTCACGGCAGCGCCAGGGCCGGGCACGGGGTGGGCACGGGGGTCCCCGGCCCCACGGCGCCGGGGGTGCAGGCGGTAGACGGCAGGGACGCGAGGGGACGccgcggggcgggcaggggtcCCCAGTCCCCCGAGTCGGGCGGGCAGGGCGCGGGCAGGGGGTCCTGCCGGGCGCGGGGGGCTCACCACGGCGGTGACCaccacctccagctgctgcctgctctcgAAGTCGAGGGCTCGCGCCAGCACCACCTTCCCGCTGTTGGGCAGGTCGATGCGGAAGAACCTGGCGTCGGGCtgggggccgggcggggggctCAGCGCCGGCAGatggccccggccccccgccacccccgcGCGGCCTGacgtccccccccccctcgcccccgcGCTCACCGAGGCCGTGTCGATGACGTACATCAGCGTGTCCCCGTCCGCATCCTCCGCCTGCGTGCTGAACACCACCGAGTGCACGGCCGCCAGCTGACAGCACCGACCCGTCACCACCCGGcacccccaaacaaacacccccccgtgtccccaaacccccccggggcaccccccctgctcccagccccgtccccgtccccaccccTGTCCCAGTGCCCAACCCTGTCCCCCTGGCCGTGACACCCCCGTCCTGGTGCCCTGCCCTGTCACCGTGACCGTGACCGTGACCGTGACCATCCCTGTCCAGATCTTCATCCCCACCCCGTGCCCATGGCCGTCCCTGTCCTGGTGCCCACCCCTGTCCCCATGCCCATgaccatccccatccctgtccccatggccatccctgtccccatccctgtccccaatCCATGGCCACCCCTGTCCCTGTGACCGTGACCATGCCTGTCCCcacctccatccccatccccaccccgtGCCCATGGCCGTCCCTGTCCTGGTGCCCACCCCTGTCCCCATGCCCATGACCCCATGACCATCCCtgtcccatccctgtccccaatCCATGCCCACCCCTGTCCCCATGCCCAtgtccatccccatccctgtcccccagTCCATGCCcacccctgtccccatccctgtccccaatCCATGCCCACCCCTGTCCCCATGCCCAtgtccatccccatccctgtccccaatCCATGCCCACCCCTGTCCCCATGCCCATGACCCCATgaccatccctgtccccatccctgtccccaatCCGTGCCCACCCCTGTCCCCATGCCCATGACCCCATGCCCATCGCTGTCCCCATGCCCGTGACcacccctgtccccatccccatccccaccccacgCCCATGGGGCCATCCCTGTCCCGGCACCATCCCGGTCCCCGTTCCCTCCCCACGCCCACGGCCATCCGTCCCTGTCCTGGTGCCCGTCCCCGTCCCGGCACCTCGCTGACGTTGTGGGTGAGGACGGTGGCCCCCTGGAAGTGGGGCCGGTTGTCGTTCTCGTTGAGGACCTGGACAATGATCCGGTACTCGACCTGCCGGGGGGCACGGGGGTGGGACCCAGGGTGGGACCATGTCCCATGGAGCACCCCGTGTCCCTTGGGGGGCCTGTGGGTGTGGTGGCCGTACCGGGGAGAAGCCGTCCTCGGCGCACGTCAGGGCCACCATCAGCACCGGGGACTCCAGCTCCTGCAAGGGACGGGGCGTCGGGCAGGGGGACGTggcggggggctgccccacACAGGGACACCCCAGGGGGTCCCCCACGCAGGTGGGCGCGGGGTGGACAGAGGTGGGTGCAGGGTGGACAGAGGTGGGTGCAGGGTGGACAGAGGAAGGCAGCgcaggatggagggaggagggacgtgggtgggtgggtgggtggaggatgggtgcaggatgggtggaggagggacaggcaggTGGATGGAGGAGGGACAGAGGATGGATGGATcgatggatggatggaggatGGATGGACACAAGGATGGAtggaggatggatggatggaggatggatggatggaggtgGATGGcggatggatggacagatggatggatggaggatGGATGGAGGTGGATGGCAGATGGATGGATacaaggatggatggatggatggaggatGGATGGAGGATGGATGGACacaaggatggatggatggaggatGGATGGAGGTGGATGGCAGATGGATGGACacaaggatggatggatggatggaggatGGATGGAGGATGGATGGACacaaggatggatggatggaggatGGATGGAGGTGGATGGCAGATGGATGGACacaaggatggatggatggatggaggatGGATGGAGGTGGATGGCAGATGGATGCCGGCGGCCACAGGCAGATGGAGGATGGACACAAGGTGGACACAGGACAGAGGACAGTGCGGtggcccggggcgggggcagcACCTCGCGGTCCAGGGCCCGTCCTGCCGAGACGTTGAGCCGCACGCTGCGGCCGTCCAGGTAGAACCAGGCGGCGTCGGCACcggccaggcagagctggagcccGGCGCTGCCCGTGTCCCCCGCTGCCGGCAGCCGGGCCACCAGGCTCCCGTGGGCGCTGTTCTCCGGGATCTCCGTGAACAGGTTCCCGAAGCCGCTGCACCCGTCGCCCCGGGCTGCTGCCACCGCGGGTCGGGGACGGGGACGGGTGTCGGACCACCCCTGTCCCCCCGCCCACGGGGTGCACGGAGCCGGGGGGTCCCCGGCCCCCGACCGCCATCCCCGGGGTCCCCACGTCCCGTGTCCCCACCCCCGGGGTCTCCGTGCCTTCAGGTCCCCACGTCCCCATCTCCAGGGTCCCACCCTGCCCGCAGGTCACCGTCACCCGtgtccccccgctccccggaCCCCCACCTCCGGGTCGCTGGTGTCCCCCTGGGTCCTCGACACCCCCTCCCCGAGGGCTGCCACCCCCGGGGTCCCCCTCCCCGGGTCCCCCCTCCCTGGTGACGCCGTCCCCCGGGTCCCCATGCCCTTGGCTCCCATCTCTCACGGCTGCCACCCGCGgggtcccccctccccaggtccgtgtccccccccccgcggtgTCCCCTCACCTGTGGCCAGCTGCAGCGCCAGGCAGGTGGCCAGGAGGGCCGGGCAGGACGGGGACGCCATGGGGACCGGGGACGGGGCCCTCGGTGGCAGCCTGCacccggggggggtgggggggtgtccagGCTGGCACCCCCAGCTCCGTGTCCCACCAGCCACGGTCCCACGCctgccacccccctccccgtcccggGGTCCCCTTCCCCTggggtccccatccctgtgtgtccccccccccccccaggaccccatgCTCCGGTGCCCAcgtccccctccccacccacgCCCCGGGGGGTCCCCCGtaccccccatgtccccacccCTGGGGGTCCCCCACCCGTGTCCCCggggtgtccccgtccccgggGGTCTCACCGGCCTCGGTGCCCGGGGGGGGGTCGCCCACGCCAGGCCGGCACCGCTCCCTGCGGGACAGCCGTGTCCCCCGtgtgcccccccgccccgtgtgCCACGCGTGtgcacacccacacccacaccccacccccccagtaCACGCGGGTCCCCTccccggacccccccccccccccaaaaaaaaaaggggtctgcaggggtggggggtcccCGAGCCCCCCCCGCCCGTGGGGGTGGGGACCATATGGcggccccccctcccccccccccaattagCGGCGTTAATtagggcagggggagggggggtccccATCTGccaccccgccccccccggcaccGGCATGGGGGGGGGATCCCCatcctgccagccccccccccccggggtcccTCGGGgtgctcccccccgccccccccacccccgggacCCCCTTCCCGAGGGtccggccccccccggccccccccagcccccccttacctgccccgcgccgccgcccccggcgctgctgccccagcccggcccgggaCGGGGGGGCGGATcagcgggggcggcggcgggatgagccgcggcgggcggggctccctgcctgccctgcctgcactgcctgcactgccctgcctgccctgcctgccctgcctgccctgcctgccctgccctgcccgcctgcactgcctgcctgcactgccctgcctgccctgcctgcctgccctgcctgccctgcctgcactgccctgcctgccctgcctgccctgcctgcactgccctgcctgcactgcctgcctgcactgccctgcctgccctgccctgcctgccctgcctgcactgccctgcctgccctgcctgccctgcccgcctgcactgcctgcctgcactgccctgcctgccctgccctgccctgcctgccctgcctgccctgccctgcctgccctgcctgccctgcctgcctgcactgcctgcctgcactgccctgcctgccctgcctgccctgccctgcctgcactgccctgcctgccctgcctgccctgccctgcccgccctgccctgcctgcctgccctgcctgccctgcccgcctgccctgcctgcctgccctgcctgccctgcccgcactgcccgcactgcctgcactgccctgcctgcctgcactgcctgcactgccctgcctgaactgcctgcctgcactgccctgcctgccctgcccgggggtgtctgctgcctgcactgcactGCCTGCACTACCCTACCTGCACGGGGCTGTCTGCTACCTGCCttgcctgccctcccctgcctgcactgcctgcctgggtgtgtgtgtctgctgcctgtgctgcccacACTGCCTGAGGGtatctcctgcctgccctgcctgccctgtcctgcccgAGGGtgtctcctgcctgccctgcctgaaGAAATcacctgcctgcactgcctgtgctgtctctgctgcctggactatctcctgcctgcactgctggTGCTGCCTACGCTGCCTGTGCGTATCGCCTGCCTGCACTGTCTGTACTGCCTGTGGTTTTCCCTGCCTtcactgctgcctgcactgcctggaGTATCACCTAccgggctgcctgccctgcctgccctgctgggtTGTGTGCCCTGCCCACAccactgccctgcctgccctgcctgccctgctgggcAACTTCCACTGCCTGCTGGATCacctgcctgcgctgcctgcacAAGGGTGTGTGCGTGTGGCGCCGGCCTTGTACACCTTGTCCCTGTGCACACCCGTGTGCacgcccggggggggggtgtgtgcaagGACCGGGGTAGGGGCGTGAGCACCCTGCGCACATCCAGGTGGGTGTGCAAGGGCTGGGGGTCAAGCACCCTGTGCACGCTCGGGTGGGTGTGCAAGGGCTGGAGGTCGGGGTGCGAGCGCCTTGTGCACACTCGGGTGGGTGTGCAAGGGCTGGAGGTCAGGGTGTGAGTGCCCTGTGCACGCTCGGGTGGGTGTGCAAGGGCTGGAGGTTGGGGTGCAAGCGCCTTGTGCACGCTCGGGTGGGTGTGCAAGGGCTGGAGGTCGGGGTGCGAGCACCCTGTGCACGCTCGGGTGGGTGTGCAAGGGCTGGAGGTCGGGGTGCGAGCGCCCTGTGCACACTCGGGTGGGTGTGCAAGGGCTGGAGGTTGGGGTGCGAGCGCCCTGTGCACGCTCGGGTGGGTGTGCAAGGGCTGGAGGTCGGGGTGCGAGCACCCTGTGCACGCTCGGGTGGGTGTGCAAGGGCTGGAGGTCGGGGTGCGAGCGCCCTGTGCACGCTCGGGTGGGTGTGCAAGGGCGGGTGCCGGTGCGTCCGGGCACTGAGCCGCACTAAGCGGCTTTGGGGACAAAGAGGATCAACGCGTCCGGCCGCGGGGACGGgggggcacccacagcccccGGTGAGAGGTGAGGGCGGGCGGGCGTGCACACACGGCCGGGTGGGCGTGCAAAGGCGGGCGCGCATGCACGCGTGCGCTCACGTATGCGTGTCCGCACGCAAACGCGGGTGCGCGCACGCCCACGTGGGTGCACGCGCGCGGCTGCGTGCACGTGCGCGCGTGCATACGCGTGGGTGCTTGCACGGGTGTTCTGCACGTGCACACTTCTGCGTGCGTGTGTACGCGTCGGTGCACGcacgtgtgtgcgtgtgcataCGTGCTCATGCGTGCTCACGTGTGCACACAGCCGTGTGTGCACGCACGCTATGTGCGCACGCCTTTGTGCGTGCAatcacgtgtgtgtgtgtgtgtgtgtgtgcacgtgtgcgtGTGCCCCCCCGTGTGCGCGTGCCCCGGTGTTCCCTGGGGTGTGGGTGCCCCGCCAGGCCAGGGTGacccgggggggggctggggagcccCCTCCATGTGGGGTCCCCCCAAGTCCCAGACCCCCACGCCAGAGGGACCCGGCCCCCCGAGATCGGGGGTCCCCCACCCAGCCCTGGATCCTGGCACGGGGGGGACCCGGCACCCCATGATGGGGGGACCCATCGatcccagcacccccagattGGGGGTTCCCCATTGAGCCCTGCACCCCCATATCTGGGGGgacccagcacccccagatgGAGGAACCCCATCGATCCCAGCACCCCAAGATCGGAGGGGTCCCCCATCCAGCCGTGGATCCTGGCACGGAGGGACTCAGCACCCCAAGATGGGGGCTCCCCATTGAGCCCCGCACCCCCACACTGGGGGCGACCCGGCCCCCCATGATGTTGGGTCCCCATCGATCCCAGCACCCCAAGTTTAGGGGGTCCCCATCGATCCCAGCACCCCAGGACAGGggtccctccccagcaccaAAAGGACCCAGCACCCCAAGATTAGGGGGTCCCCATCGATCCCAGCACCCCAGGACAGGAggggtgcccccagccctgtccccagcaccGAAAGATGGGGGggtccccccccacccagccctggATCCTGGCACCGGGGCGACCCAGCACCCCAAGACTGGGGGTCCCCATTGAGCCCCACATCAGGGGGACCCAGCACCCCAAGACTGGGGGTCCCCATTGAGCCCCACATCAGGGGGACCCAGCACCCCAAGATTAGGGGGTCCCCATCAATCCCAGCACCCCAGGACAAGGggggtgcccccagccccaaaaGGACCCAGCTCCCCAAGATGGgggtgtccgtcccccccccagccgtgGACCCCAGCAccggggggaccccccccccaccccccagccccacggcgcGACCCACAGACAGCGCAGGCAGCGAGCGGTGACAGCGCGTGTTGGGGACACCCGGGGGGGTCAGCGGCCACCAGcccccaccccggggtgccGCTGGGGCCCCGCGGTGACATAACAAGCGCCTGGTGTCCTtggggtgcccccccaccccgacaCCCCCTCCGAGCCGTCTCCTCCCTGCCCGCGCCAGCTGTGGCGGGCAGGATCCGgcaccagcaggcaggagcaggcaggatcCGGCAGCGCCGGCGCGGTGACACTTCCCCTTCCCCGGGACGGCTGAGCAAGTGTCACGGGGCAGCGCCGGGAccccccgcagcaccccggggtggggACCCTTGGGGTGGGGGTACctcagcagcaccctggggtgggggggggggacccctGAGGTGGGATGAGGAtccaccagcagcaccctggggtgggaACTTCTGGGGTGGGGActcccagcagcaccctggggtgcaaTGGGGAtccctggggtggggtggggatcCCTGGGGTGGGGACCattggggtggggtggggacccccggcagcaccctggggtgcaaTGGGGAtccctggggtggggtggggacccccggcagcaccctggggtggggtgaggaaccttgggatggggtggggacCCTCTGacagcaccctggggtggggaCCattggggtggggtgaggacCCCcggcagcaccctggggtgcaaTGGGGATCCCTGGGGTGTGCTAGAGACCCTTGGGGTGGGACGAGGACCCCTGCGATGGGCTGGGGACGCctcagcagcaccctggggtgggggtgaggatccctggggtggggtgaggacCCCcggcagcaccctggggtggggaCGCTTGGGGTGGGAACCCCCGGGGGTGGGTGCGGGGACCCTGGGGTGGGTGCGGGGACCCCCGGGGTGGGTGCGGGGCCGTGCCTAGCGCAGGTCCTCGGGGCTGAAGACGCCGCGGGCGCGGCGCAGGACGGAGTCCTTGGCGGGGTCGTAGGGGTGCTCCTTGGAGGGGATCTCCAGCACGGCGGGCAGCGGGCGGGCGTGCGCCTCCACGGCGTGCCGGATCAGCTCGGCCAGGCACTGGCTGATCAGGATGATCCCGATGTCCTCCCGGTTCAGGAAGCTCctgggggggcggcggggggtgTCAGCGGACCGGGACCCCCCTGGGatgagacaccccccccccccccgggaccccccaccccaccccccctgcTCCAGACACCccgggaccccccacccccccggtccatccccctgtcccccccccggtACCCCCCATCCCtatccccgtgtcccccccccggggaccTCCCCCCCGGtccatccccatgtcccccccccggtcccccctatccccatccccgtgtccccccccggtccccctcacccccccccggTACCTCCCCCCCCGGTACCCCCCATCCCaatccccgtgtccccccccggtccatccccgtgtccccccccccggtaccccCCATCCCggtcccccccatccccatccccatccccgtgtccccccccggtCCATCCCCGTGTCCCTCCCCCGGTACCCCCCACCCCGGTACCCCCcatcccctcacccccccccggtccatccccccccccccccccgcggggccGGTCCCCACCGGAACGTCTCCTCGATCTCGGCCAAGCTGGTTTCCTTCTCCACCACCAGGAAGTTGGGCTTGCGGTGCTTATCGAGCTCCCCCACGCCGCCCAGCAGGAACCCGGTCACCGTGTCCTCGTCCCCCACCACCGCGATCAGCTTCCCGCGCCCCGCCATGGCCCCGCACCGCCGCCGGGGCACCGCTGCGCATGCGCGCCGCGAACGGACACCGCCGCCACCCCTCCCTTTTTTGGGCAGCGGCCACGCCCACCGTCGTCCGGGCAACCGCGCTGCTCGGCCCCGCCCACGCCGCTCGGCCCCGCCCACGCTGCTCGGCCC
This sequence is a window from Balearica regulorum gibbericeps isolate bBalReg1 chromosome 1, bBalReg1.pri, whole genome shotgun sequence. Protein-coding genes within it:
- the ATP6V1F gene encoding V-type proton ATPase subunit F, with translation MAGRGKLIAVVGDEDTVTGFLLGGVGELDKHRKPNFLVVEKETSLAEIEETFRSFLNREDIGIILISQCLAELIRHAVEAHARPLPAVLEIPSKEHPYDPAKDSVLRRARGVFSPEDLR